In Bradyrhizobium symbiodeficiens, the genomic stretch GGATCACCGCCCAGGCGGCAAGCGCGAGCACGCACGACACCAGCGGCGCCAGCAGGAACACGCCCTTGTTGGCGCCGGCCGGAATGATCGGCTCCTTCAGCACGAACTTCAAAAGGTCCGCGAAGGATTGCAGCAGGCCCCAGGGGCCGACCACGTTCGGGCCGCGCCGGATCTGCACCGCCGCCCAGATCTTGCGGTCGGCGAGCAGGATGTAGGCGATCGCGATCAGCAGGACGACGAGCACCAGGACGCTCTGCGCGATCATGATGATCAGCGGCCAGAGAAAACCGGTCCAGAATGCGCTTTCGAAGAATTCCATCGGCTCACTCCGCTGCGGTCAGCATCTGCCCGGAGGCAAGCCGCGAACATTCCGCCATCACGGCGGACGCACGCGCGATTGGGTTGGTCAAATAGAAGTCCTCGATCCGCGGCTTGAACGGCGCCTTCTCGGGCGAACCGCCCTTCCCCGCCAGCTTCTTGATCTGGTCGGCCGAGCCGGCCTCGATCTGGTCGAGACGGATCAAATGCGGCACGGCCTTGAAGATCGCCTGGCGCAGCGCCGCAAGCGAGTCGTAGCCGAGCTTCTTGCCGAGCGCCTCCGACAGCGCGCGGATGATCGCCCAGTCCTCGCGGGCTTCGCCCGGCGGGAACGCGGCGCGTCCCGTCATCTGCACCCGGCCTTCGGTGTTGACGTAGATCGCGGACTTCTCGGTGTAGGCGGCGGCCGGCAGGATGACGTCGGCGCGATGCGCGCCGCGGTCGCCATGGGTGCCGATATAGACGACGAAGGTGCCGTCAGGCGCGCTGATCTCGTCGGCACCGAGCAGGAACAGCAGGTCCAGCGTGCCGAACGTCGTCATCTGCGCGGCGTTCAAGCCCCCGCCGGTTGCGGAGAAGCCGATGTCGAGCGCACCGACGCGCGAAGCGCTCTCGTGCAGCACGCCAAAGCCGTTCCAGCCGTCCTTGAGCGCACCGACATCGAGCGCGAGCTTGGCGGCGCTGGCGAGAATGGCGGCGCCGTCGTGGCGCGAGGCCGCGCCCGCGCCGACCAGGATGATCGGATTCTTGGCGTTCTTCAGCACGTCCATGAAGGAGTGCTTGCCGGCCGCGAGCTCACCGAGGGTCTCGGTGCCTGCGCCGAGGTGGTCGTAATCGTAGGTCAGATCGGCCTTGGCGCCGATCACGCCGACCTTGAAGCCGCCGCTGCGCCAGCGCTTGCGGATGCGGGCGTTGAATACGGCCGCCTCTTTCCGCGGGTTCGCGCCGATGATGAGCAGCGCATCCGCCTGCTCCACGCCGGCCAGCGTCGGGTTGAAGATGTAGGAGCCGCGGCCGAGCGCGGGATCGAAGGCATCGCCGCCCTGCACCGCCAGATTGTTCGAGCCGAACTTGGCGAGCAGATCCTTCAGCGCGAACATCTCCTCGACGCCGGCGAGATCGCCTGCGATCGCGCCGATGCGCTTGCCGTCGGTGCGCGCCGCTTTCGCAGCGATCGCGGCAAAGGCTTCCGTCCAGCTCGCCGCGCGCAGCTTGCCGGCTTCGCGGATATAGGGCCGGTCGAGCCGCTGGGTGCGCAGGCCGTCGACGACGTGGCGGGTCTTGTCCGAGATCCACTCCTCGTTCACCGCCTCGTTGATGCGCGGCAGCACGCGCATGACTTCACGGCCGCGGGTGTCGACGCGGATCGCAGACCCAACGCCGTCCATGACGTCGATCGACTGGGTCTTGCCGAGCTCCCACGGGCGCGCGGCAAACGCGTAAGGCTTC encodes the following:
- the nuoG gene encoding NADH-quinone oxidoreductase subunit NuoG → MTKLIIDGKEIDVPAEYTLLQACEAAGAEIPRFCYHERLSIAGNCRMCLVEVKGGPKPVASCAWGVRDCRPGPKGEPPEISTRSPMVKKAREGVMEFLLINHPLDCPICDQGGECDLQDQAMGYGVDTSRFAENKRAVEDKYLGALVKTSMNRCIQCTRCVRFSAEVAGAPEMGATGRGEDMEITTYLQHALTSELQGNLVDICPVGALTSKPYAFAARPWELGKTQSIDVMDGVGSAIRVDTRGREVMRVLPRINEAVNEEWISDKTRHVVDGLRTQRLDRPYIREAGKLRAASWTEAFAAIAAKAARTDGKRIGAIAGDLAGVEEMFALKDLLAKFGSNNLAVQGGDAFDPALGRGSYIFNPTLAGVEQADALLIIGANPRKEAAVFNARIRKRWRSGGFKVGVIGAKADLTYDYDHLGAGTETLGELAAGKHSFMDVLKNAKNPIILVGAGAASRHDGAAILASAAKLALDVGALKDGWNGFGVLHESASRVGALDIGFSATGGGLNAAQMTTFGTLDLLFLLGADEISAPDGTFVVYIGTHGDRGAHRADVILPAAAYTEKSAIYVNTEGRVQMTGRAAFPPGEAREDWAIIRALSEALGKKLGYDSLAALRQAIFKAVPHLIRLDQIEAGSADQIKKLAGKGGSPEKAPFKPRIEDFYLTNPIARASAVMAECSRLASGQMLTAAE